The genomic DNA AAAAGTGAAAACGGCGATGCAGATGGTGGCGCTATTGTTACTACTGGGTGCTTATAAAGATGCTAGTTGGATTGCGATTGCAGGTATTGCTTGTTTGTATATTGCTGCAGCGTTGACGCTGTGGTCCATGCTGGCCTACCTGAAAGCGGCGTGGCCAGATTTACAACAAGGTATGGACAAGCGCTGAGTTTATTTGATTAAACGCAACGCAAACGGTACACGAAACGGTTTGCCATCCGATGTGGCAACAGCGCCCATCACGCAGAACACTAAATTGCATAACCATGCAGCAATGACTACTAAAAATCCTACCAAAATTAATGTCAGTATTTTTCCGGCAATCAAAATCAAAATAAAAGTAATACCCCAGTTCAATGACTCTTTGGCCTGATCTTGCACATAAGCATCATCTTTTTTAATGAGATAAAAAATTAGCCCCGGAATAAATGTAAACAGGACACTGCCTAGCCAGCAAAGCAGCGCAAGATTTTTGCTGTCTTGTGATGGTGGAGTGGCGTTGTCAGCGCTAGCAGTGGGCTCGTTAACGACGGGTGTGTTGTCTGGGGTCTGTTCCATGTGTCTGTACTCCAAGTAAAGATAACAGGGCAATTATGCGCTACTTTTTTCCGCATAACGCTGATAGCCAGCGGCGAGTATGCCAATGGCTTCTTCCATGTCATCCGTTTTATCGGCAATGCTCATCAACAGTGAAGCGTTGGATTCATACACGGTTTCGCGCAACAAACCTTTGCCGCGCGCGCGATCAAAAACTGGCAGTAAGCCGATAATGTTTTGTCGAATAATGCCCATTTCTAGCGGGTGGCGCGTGCCATTTCGTAGCAGCAAATAAATGTGCAGCATGAAGGTGTACATCAGCGTTTCTTCTACGCTATTGCCCGAAGCCAGCGCGTGTATCGCTTGCTGCATGATGCTGCGATCCGCTAACACTTCCATCTTCACCATTTCATTGGCGAGCGCGATATAGCCGGGCAATTGTGCCTTCACTGCCTCGTACTGCGTTTCATCCAGCGAGGTTTTGGCGGCGACTAAATAGCCAATCAATAATTGCTGTAAATGGGCGGGGGATGCGCTGTTCGTCATAAGGATTTCGTGCGGTGGTTTTTCTGCCATGATACAGGGATGATGATGGGTTGCCTATTGTTCATACGACACAAGATGTCGTATGGCTGTGTCATCATGATTTTGCTAAAAGTAGTTTCAATTAAAAACAAAGAAGGATTTGCAATGGCGTTTGTTTCGCATTTTTCCAACCGTATTGAATCATTGCGCGATGCCTGTTTGCAGCAGTTAGCGCAGCCGTTAGCAAATCCACTGGCAGCGGAATATGTGCTGGTGGATAACACAGTAATGGGGCAGTGGCTTTTGTTGCAGTTGGCGCAGCAGCAGGGCGTTGCTGCCAATATCCGTTGTGTTCAACCGCACGAATTGTTTTGGTTGCTGGTGCGCGCGGTGGTGGCTGCGGATATTCCCAAGCAGACGCCACTCTCCAAGCAAGAAATGTTGTGGAAACTCTACGGGTTTTTTGGTGATACAAGTTTGTTATCACAAAAATCGATGCAGCCAGTAAAGAATTATTTACAGGGTGATAGCGAGGCATCGCTCAAGCGTTATCAATTATCTGCCACGATTGCTGATTTATTCGATCAGTATTTGATTTATCGCCCTGAAAAAATGCAAGCGTGGGAAAAAGGCAAAGAGATTGCAGAGAGTGAGCAGTGGCAGGCGCTGTTGTGGCAAAAATTAACGGCAACGATGGGTGATGCGGCTAAAAAACAACAGCATCACCGCGCTGCCATTGAGTTTCAGTTATTGGATGTACTGAATAAAAAATCCAGCACAGACATTGTGCCTAGCCTGCCGATGCAGAGGCTCAGTGTGTTTGGTATCACTTCTATGCCACCGCATTTGCAGGAGATGTTGTTGCTGCTGGGCAAACATATTCCTGTGGATTTATTTGTGCTGAACCCCTGCCAGCATTATTGGTTTGATGTGCAATCGGCTAAAAGCATGCTGAAAAATCAACAGAAAAAAAGTTTGAGTGATGGTGTGATTGGCAATCCGCTATTGGCTAGCCAAGGGCAGCAAGTAAAAGATTTTGTTGGCGGTTTGTACGCCAAGTTGGATCAATATCCTTTTGAGGAGCGGGAATATTACGAGGCAGCTGGGAAAGACAGTTTGCTGCATTGCATACAGCAGGAAATTTTAGATCTGCAATATCGCGGTGAAATGGCAACGCTGACCGAGTTGCCCAATGCAGCTAATCAACAGTGTGTGCCAATAGAAGATTTACAAAAAAAGGTAAGCAGTATTCAGATCCACAGTTGCCACAGCCCGCTGCGTGAAGTGGAAGTGTTGCACGATCAACTGTCAGCGCTGTTTGCGCAAGATAAAACGCTAAAACCACGCGATGTGGTGGTGATGATGCCGCAAGTCGCGCCTTATGTGCCGTATATCGACACCGTGTTTGGTGCGACAAAATATGCATTGCCATATCACATCAGCGATCGCACTTGGTTGGAAGAAGTACCAATGTTGCATGCGCTCGATTTTTTATTGTCACTGCCCGAAAATCGTTTTCCATTAACGGATATTCTCGCCTTGTTAGAAGTGCCTGCGGTGCAGGCACGATTTGCGATTGATCGCGATGGTTATGAGCGCTTAAAAACTTGGTTGAGCGATGCGGGAGCGCGTTGGGGATTGGATGCCGCGCATCGTGAGCAGTGCCAGTTGCCTGCGTACAGCGAGTTCAGTTGGGAATTTGCCATCAATCGTCTGCTGGCAGGTTACGGCATGATGCAGGCAGTGAGTGAGCCAGTAGCGATGGCGGACGAGCAGTTGTCTGTTATGCCTTTCGACGAAGTGGAAGGTGGCAGCGCTGCATTGCTCGACAGCTTTTTGCAGTGTTGGCAGCAACTCAAAAAATATCGCACCTTGTTAGCAGAAGCTGCTACACCAGATGTGTGGGTAGAAAAACTGCACGCGTTGCTTGATGATTTTTTTGTCGCACAAGATGATGACGAACTTTTAGCTTTGCGTGAAATTCGCAAACAAATAGCACAGTTGCGACAAGCAAATGTGTGGTGTGCAGAAATCATCGATTTATCCGTGGTGCGCGCCGTATTGCAGCCATCGTTGCAAGCGCCATCGCAAGGTAAGCATCCGTGGCGTGAGGGCGTAAAGTTTTGCAGTTTGATGCCGATGCGCGGTGTGCCATTTCGCGTGGTGATGATGTTGGGCATGAATCAAAATGATTACCCCAAGCGACATACAGCAGCAAGTTTTGATGTGATGCGCAAAGATTATCGTCCTGGTGATCGCTCGCGCCGCGTGGATGACCGTTGGTTGTTTTTGGAAGCACTGCTCTCCGCGCGCGATGTGTTTCATGTGAGTTATGTAGGGCGCGATCAACGCAAAAATGAAGTGCGCCAACCTTCCGTCGTTGTTTCGGAACTGATGGATTATTTACGCGACGGTTATCGCTTGGATGCGCGTGATGATACAGACGGCAAGTTATTGCTGCAATGCTTGGTGCAGGAGCATCCGTTGCAACCGTTTAGTCGAGAATATTTTGTCGATGATAAAAACAGAAAGCTGCTGTCGTTCAATAAACAGGCTTTTACAATTGCGTCTCATCGTGAAAATAGAGTAGAGAGTGCAAGCGATGATACTTGGCTGCAATCCAAGAAAACTAAAGAAGTGGTGGAAGTGTCGCTCGATAGTTTTGTGAAATTCTTTACCGACCCTGAGCGGTGGTTTTTTGGTGAAAAGCACAAAAAAGTGTCACTCAAAACTTATGATGAGTCCGTGTCATCGGATGATGTGATGGAATTGGAGTCTGGTCTTGGCACTTGGGCATTGAAAGATGCCTTCCGTCAAATGGCGGATGCTATCTCGCCTACAGGGGATGAAGAACAACGCAAAACAACGGTCATTGCAGCGGTAAAAAGCCAATGGCAAGCCGAAGGAAAATGGCCTTTGGGTGCAACGGGCGATCATCTGCAACAAAAATATTTGCAGGAAATGACGGCACATTGGCTGGATGCCAAACATTCCATCATCGGTGAGCCTGTTACGCATGCAGGGCAGTGGCAATGCAAAACCAGTTTGGGTGATCTGAAAATCAATGGCGAGTTGCCGTGTTTAGGCGATACGCTATTTTTTCACACCGCCAGCAAGTTCAGCGAAAAACATCAATTCAAATTGACGATTCAGTCTGCCTTCGCTGGTGTAGCCATGAAAGAGGCGGTAATAAAATCGGCGGCATTTTTTTGGGATGGAAAAAATGACGACAATTTTCTGATACAAGAAAAAAACAATGAAAAGTTAATGGAAGTATTAGCAGGTTTGTACATGCAATACCGCGAAGGCGGCTTGCCATTTTTGTCTGACGCATCCTTGGAATATCAAGAGAAACATGCAAAGAAAGAAGGGGTGGAAGAATGGGAAGCGATTATTGATAACGCTTGGGATGGTGATGGCTACGGCAGCAACGGTGCAGGTGAAGATATTCAAAAAGTGGCGTATTACATCAGCAAACAACGGCTGCTAGACCCTGTGTTTAAAACCGTTGCAAAGACCATTGCTGCCGCCAGAGCGCGGTGGAAAGCGAAGGAGGTGAAATCATGAGTTTTGATCCCGCCAAAGTCGTCCTGTGTGGTCGCCATTTAATTGAGGCCAGTGCTGGCACGGGTAAAACTTACAGCATCGCCAATTTGTTTTTGCGTTTGTTGTTGGAACCGCATCCCTCACAAACCGACAATCAAGCACTGACGATAGACAAGATTCTCGTGGTGACATTCACCAATGCCGCGACGGATGAGTTGCGCGGTCGTATTCGCCAGAAAATAGTTTTGGCTTTGCAGTATTTGCGCGGTGGTAGTTGTGATGACGGATTCATCCAGCAGTATATGGGTGCTATGCGCACGCCAGCTGAAAAAGAAACAGCGTGTATTCGGTTAAACAATGCACTGTTGCTCGTGGATGACGCTGCGATTTTTACCATTCATAGTTTTGCTGTGCGAGCGATGCAGACTTTTTTGTTTGAGACAGGCGCGTTGGCTGATGCGGAAGTGCAGATTGGCGGCAGCGATAGAGATGCACAACATTTAGGGGATATGGCTCGTTTACTAGCCTTGGGTGAGCAGAGCAAATTGGGTTTTTATCTGAAGAAAAATGGCATCAATCTTAAAAAATATATTGCTGTACTGAATGGCTACAGCAAGCGAGATGTTCCTACAGTGTCAAATGCTAAGAAGGGAATCTCTGTCATTGATCAGTACGAAAAAACGCGTGCTGATCTTATAAAAGAGAGGGAGAGACTTCTAAGTACCCAAGGATTTTTTATTGACTCAACAGAAAAAACAGAAACGGATGCTATCAAACAGAGAATACTTGAGGCGCTGTCTATCAAGGTACATGGAGGCTCTTTGAATGCGATTATTAAAAGGGCTTTTTATAGCTTTCAAAAATCCAATTGCTACCTAGGTGATATTAACAAAGAGGTATACCAACAAATTATTGATGCTACGCCGAGTAAAAAATGTGAAGCTCAGATATTTTGTCAAATTGTAAAAAACATCTTTGAGTATAAAGCCAATGAAGATCTGATTAAGTCCTCTTTGCAGGCCTTGCAGCAAGCATTGTATGAATTGCTGAAGGTGCGGAAGTTGCCTTTGCAGTTGGCGCAAATGCAACCTGATGATGTGATTGGTTTGATGAATGAACGATTGTCAGATACAAACACGGCGGGCTTGTTAAAGAAAGTGCTGACAGAGCAATACCCCGTTTGCATGGTGGATGAGTTTCAAGACACTGACCCAGAACAATTTCTGCTGTTTGATC from Pseudomonadales bacterium includes the following:
- a CDS encoding DUF4870 domain-containing protein, producing MEQTPDNTPVVNEPTASADNATPPSQDSKNLALLCWLGSVLFTFIPGLIFYLIKKDDAYVQDQAKESLNWGITFILILIAGKILTLILVGFLVVIAAWLCNLVFCVMGAVATSDGKPFRVPFALRLIK
- the recC gene encoding exodeoxyribonuclease V subunit gamma; the encoded protein is MAFVSHFSNRIESLRDACLQQLAQPLANPLAAEYVLVDNTVMGQWLLLQLAQQQGVAANIRCVQPHELFWLLVRAVVAADIPKQTPLSKQEMLWKLYGFFGDTSLLSQKSMQPVKNYLQGDSEASLKRYQLSATIADLFDQYLIYRPEKMQAWEKGKEIAESEQWQALLWQKLTATMGDAAKKQQHHRAAIEFQLLDVLNKKSSTDIVPSLPMQRLSVFGITSMPPHLQEMLLLLGKHIPVDLFVLNPCQHYWFDVQSAKSMLKNQQKKSLSDGVIGNPLLASQGQQVKDFVGGLYAKLDQYPFEEREYYEAAGKDSLLHCIQQEILDLQYRGEMATLTELPNAANQQCVPIEDLQKKVSSIQIHSCHSPLREVEVLHDQLSALFAQDKTLKPRDVVVMMPQVAPYVPYIDTVFGATKYALPYHISDRTWLEEVPMLHALDFLLSLPENRFPLTDILALLEVPAVQARFAIDRDGYERLKTWLSDAGARWGLDAAHREQCQLPAYSEFSWEFAINRLLAGYGMMQAVSEPVAMADEQLSVMPFDEVEGGSAALLDSFLQCWQQLKKYRTLLAEAATPDVWVEKLHALLDDFFVAQDDDELLALREIRKQIAQLRQANVWCAEIIDLSVVRAVLQPSLQAPSQGKHPWREGVKFCSLMPMRGVPFRVVMMLGMNQNDYPKRHTAASFDVMRKDYRPGDRSRRVDDRWLFLEALLSARDVFHVSYVGRDQRKNEVRQPSVVVSELMDYLRDGYRLDARDDTDGKLLLQCLVQEHPLQPFSREYFVDDKNRKLLSFNKQAFTIASHRENRVESASDDTWLQSKKTKEVVEVSLDSFVKFFTDPERWFFGEKHKKVSLKTYDESVSSDDVMELESGLGTWALKDAFRQMADAISPTGDEEQRKTTVIAAVKSQWQAEGKWPLGATGDHLQQKYLQEMTAHWLDAKHSIIGEPVTHAGQWQCKTSLGDLKINGELPCLGDTLFFHTASKFSEKHQFKLTIQSAFAGVAMKEAVIKSAAFFWDGKNDDNFLIQEKNNEKLMEVLAGLYMQYREGGLPFLSDASLEYQEKHAKKEGVEEWEAIIDNAWDGDGYGSNGAGEDIQKVAYYISKQRLLDPVFKTVAKTIAAARARWKAKEVKS